Proteins encoded by one window of Primulina huaijiensis isolate GDHJ02 chromosome 1, ASM1229523v2, whole genome shotgun sequence:
- the LOC140981271 gene encoding protein DNA-DAMAGE INDUCIBLE 1-like: MKITVMTADEQILTLDVDRDESVENLKALLEVETKIPLQQQQLLYNGREMRNAEKLGVLGVGDGDLVMMVSKASSSRPRASVNEAAFNPDGSAVNPSSFQQQLRGDSNIMTQLFQSDPELAQAILGNDLDKLQGLLRARNLQRTELRRQQEEEMALLYADPFDVDTQRKIEAAIRQKGIDENWAAALEYNPEAFARVVMLYVDMEVNGVPLKAFVDSGAQSTIISKSCAERCGLLRLLDTRYRGIAHGVGQSEIVGRIHVAPIKIGSVFYPCSFTVLDSPNMEFLFGLDMLRKHQCIIDLKENVLRVGGGEVAVPFLAEKDIPSRLLDEDRYAKEASSSGAQATSAAKDSKPAGAPPGSTDRNNSQGPDFEDKVAKLVELGFGREQVIQALKFFDGNEEQAAGFLFGG, encoded by the exons atgaagattACTGTAATGACTGCCGACGAGCAAATTCTTACGTTAGATGTGGATCGTGATGAATCT GTTGAGAATCTGAAAGCTCTTCTGGAAGTCGAG ACAAAGATTCCACTCCAGCAGCAACAGTTGCTGTATAATGGTAGAGAGATGAGGAATGCGGAGAAATTGGGTGTTCTTGGTGTTGGTGATGGAGATTTGGTCATGATGGTCTCTAAAGCTTCATCTTCTCGTCCCAG AGCATCTGTAAATGAAGCGGCTTTCAATCCTGATGGTTCAGCTGTAAATCCCTCCTCATTCCAGCAGCAGTTACGAGGCGATTCCAATATAATGACCCAGTTGTTTCAG AGCGATCCTGAGTTAGCACAAGCTATTCTTGGAAATGATCTCGACAAGTTGCAAGGCCTTTTACGTGCACGCAATCTCCAGAGAACTGAATTACGGCGTCAACAAGAAGAGGAGATG GCTTTACTGTATGCTGACCCATTTGATGTGGACACACAAAGGAAAATTGAAGCTGCCATTCGCCAG AAAGGCATTGACGAGAACTGGGCTGCTGCGTTGGAATACAACCCTGAAGCTTTTGCAAGAGTG GTAATGTTGTACGTTGACATGGAAGTTAATGGTGTTCCGTTGAAG GCTTTTGTTGATAGTGGGGCGCAATCGACAATTATATCTAAAAGTTGTGCAGAGCGTTGTGG ATTGTTGAGGCTCTTGGATACAAGGTATAGGGGTATTGCTCATGGAGTTGGCCAGTCTGAGATTGTTGGTCGGATACATGTTGCCCCAATCAAG ATAGGTAGCGTTTTTTATCCTTGCTCATTCACGGTGTTGGATTCTCCAAACATGGAATTTCTTTTTGGTCTGGATATGCTCCGCAAGCACCAA TGCATTATTGACCTAAAGGAGAATGTGCTCAGAGTTGGTGGAGGAGAGGTTGCGGTACCTTTTTTGGCAG AGAAGGATATTCCATCCCGCTTGTTGGATGAAGACCGGTATGCCAAGGAAGCTTCTAGCTCAGGGGCACAA GCAACATCTGCTGCTAAAGATAGTAAGCCAGCAGGAGCACCTCCTG GAAGTACCGACAGGAACAATTCCCAG GGACCTGACTTTGAAGACAAGGTGGCGAAGCTGGTCGAGCTAGGTTTTGGGAGGGAACAAGTGATTCAAGCTCTCAAGTTCTTCGATGGCAATGAAGAACAAGCGGCTGGATTTCTTTTTGGAGGCTGa
- the LOC140971053 gene encoding heavy metal-associated isoprenylated plant protein 41-like codes for MEHTVVQSGDKGEDEKWIKHYSNRHEILLVGEGDFSFSASLARAFGHASNIVATSLDTKEELAVKHPTAAQNLATLENMGCTVIHGVDASTMCEHPRLKNRLFDRIVFNFPHAGFDYREHHIIQTQLHQDVVRGFLRNAAMMLKIRENGEVHVM; via the exons ATGGAACACACAGTGGTGCAATCTGGTGACAAGGGAGAAGACGAGAAATGGATTAAACATTACAGCAATCGTCACGAGATACTGCTCGTTGGAGAGGGAGATTTCTCCTTCTCCGCCAGCTTGGCCCGGGCATTTGGCCATGCTTCCAACATCGTCGCCACATCGCTAGACACGAAAG AAGAACTGGCTGTAAAGCACCCAACTGCGGCTCAGAATCTGGCGACGCTGGAAAACATGGGATGCACTGTAATACATGGAGTCGATGCCAGCACCATGTGTGAACACCCCCGACTGAAAAACCGATTGTTCGACCGAATCGTGTTCAATTTTCCACACGCTGGTTTCGATTATAGAGAACACCACATAATACAAACCCA gcttcacCAGGATGTGGTGCGGGGATTTCTGAGAAATGCTGCGATGATGCTAAAGATTAGAGAGAACGGTGAAGTGCACGTGatgtaa